Proteins encoded in a region of the Balaenoptera musculus isolate JJ_BM4_2016_0621 chromosome 5, mBalMus1.pri.v3, whole genome shotgun sequence genome:
- the LOC118895156 gene encoding collagen alpha-1(III) chain-like produces the protein MGFSSEGLCLRWEAGLEDWWSGFCGSPSRAKPFYPWSGRKPAAQGPGNSPTHASFPGPEGRRGPPGLPRNPRLRGGGGVSSLRRNPRKGSESPPRRGYRLRGRPWAPGHPWSRACEDTARRQLSLSANQEEDSHQILNLQTL, from the exons ATGGGGTTCAGCTCGGAGGGTCTCTGCCTGCGATGGGAAGCCGGGCTGGAGGACTGGTGGAGCGGGTTCTGTGGCTCCCCGAGCCGGGCGAAGCCCTTTTATCCCTGGTCGGGGCGGAAGCCGGCAGCCCAGGGCCCGGGAAATTCCCCGACGCACGCGTCGTTCCCGGGTCCGGAAGGAAGGCGCGGCCCCCCGGGCCTCCCGCGTAATCCGCGCcttcggggagggggtggggtgtcgTCTCTGCGCCGAAATCCCCGCAAGGGGAGTGAGTCGCCGCCACGCCGGGGCTACCGCCTGCGAGGGCGGCCGTGGGCGCCTGGCCACCCCTGGTCGCGGGCG tgtgaggatacagcaagaaggcaacTATCACTATCTGCAAACCAGGAGGAGGATTCTCACCAGATACTGAATCTGCAGACACTTTGA